The Geodermatophilaceae bacterium NBWT11 genome has a segment encoding these proteins:
- a CDS encoding hotdog fold thioesterase, translating into MGAIIADVADPDSTAPAPDVPPALFAALAADPLAAHLGITLEQVAPGYARASMTVGPAQLNAVGTAHGGATMALLDVVHAAVSNSHGTVAVAQDVHTEFLAPGRPGDHLVAEGTELHRSSRTAVYRIEARAQDGRMVAIALARVFRTDRDWELAGPAAPPTMQLTPVDADAAPPPPPPVGGPGTRPAGPTPAPDELR; encoded by the coding sequence ATGGGTGCGATCATCGCCGACGTGGCCGACCCCGACAGCACCGCGCCCGCCCCCGACGTCCCGCCGGCGCTGTTCGCTGCCCTGGCCGCCGACCCGCTGGCCGCCCACCTGGGCATCACCCTGGAGCAGGTGGCACCGGGGTACGCCCGGGCGTCGATGACGGTCGGCCCGGCACAGCTCAACGCGGTGGGGACGGCGCACGGCGGGGCGACCATGGCGCTGCTGGACGTGGTGCACGCCGCGGTGAGCAACAGCCACGGCACGGTCGCCGTCGCCCAGGACGTGCACACCGAGTTCCTGGCCCCCGGCCGCCCGGGTGACCACCTGGTCGCCGAGGGCACCGAGCTGCACCGCAGCAGCCGGACGGCGGTCTACCGCATCGAGGCGCGCGCCCAGGACGGCCGGATGGTGGCCATCGCGCTGGCCCGGGTGTTCCGCACCGACCGCGACTGGGAGCTGGCCGGCCCCGCCGCTCCCCCGACGATGCAGCTCACCCCGGTCGACGCCGACGCCGCTCCCCCGCCACCCCCGCCGGTGGGCGGGCCCGGCACCCGCCCCGCCGGCCCGACGCCGGCCCCGGACGAGCTGCGGTGA
- a CDS encoding HAD-IA family hydrolase, translating to MTVSAVVFDLGGVITTSPLAAFGDYERDAGLPVGLIARLNTENAHTNAWARFERSELDRDGFVEVFEAEARAAGHDVDATRVLAALKGSVRPEVVTAIRHLGTAGVPLALLTNNAAPMDPASEHGALMELFDVVVESSVEGIRKPEPEIYPLTLERLSRAVAREIAPSEVAYLDDLGPNLKPARALGWQTVKVVDPAEALAELARLTGVRLA from the coding sequence GTGACCGTCTCCGCGGTCGTCTTCGACCTGGGCGGGGTGATCACCACCAGCCCGCTGGCCGCCTTCGGTGACTACGAGCGCGACGCCGGCCTGCCGGTGGGGCTGATCGCCCGGCTCAACACCGAGAACGCGCACACCAACGCCTGGGCCCGCTTCGAGCGCAGCGAGCTCGACCGCGACGGGTTCGTCGAGGTCTTCGAGGCCGAGGCGCGCGCGGCCGGGCACGACGTCGACGCCACCCGGGTGCTCGCCGCGCTGAAGGGCAGCGTGCGGCCCGAGGTGGTCACCGCGATCCGGCACCTGGGGACGGCGGGGGTGCCACTGGCCCTGCTGACCAACAACGCCGCCCCGATGGACCCGGCGTCCGAGCACGGCGCGCTGATGGAGCTCTTCGACGTCGTCGTGGAGAGCTCGGTGGAGGGCATCCGCAAGCCCGAGCCCGAGATCTACCCGCTGACCCTGGAGCGGCTGTCCCGGGCCGTGGCCCGGGAGATCGCGCCGAGCGAGGTGGCCTACCTCGACGACCTGGGCCCCAACCTGAAGCCGGCCCGGGCGCTGGGCTGGCAGACGGTCAAGGTCGTCGACCCGGCCGAGGCGCTCGCCGAGCTGGCCCGGCTCACCGGGGTGCGGCTGGCATGA
- a CDS encoding nucleoside deaminase: MTPEQAMDRALELAAAAPGWGDAPIGAVVLGSDGTVLAEAANERERTGDPTAHAEVLALRAAAAAHGDGWRLTGATLVVTLEPCTMCAGAAVLSRVARVVYGADDPKAGAAGSLWDVVRDRRLNHRPEVLAGLRAAESGELLRAFFRAQRGL; this comes from the coding sequence ATGACCCCCGAGCAGGCGATGGACCGCGCGCTCGAGCTCGCCGCCGCGGCGCCGGGCTGGGGGGACGCACCGATCGGTGCCGTCGTCCTCGGGTCCGACGGCACCGTGCTGGCCGAGGCGGCCAACGAGAGGGAGAGGACCGGCGACCCCACCGCGCACGCCGAGGTGCTCGCGCTGCGGGCAGCGGCGGCCGCGCACGGGGACGGCTGGCGGCTCACCGGCGCGACCCTGGTGGTGACCCTGGAGCCGTGCACGATGTGCGCCGGGGCGGCCGTGCTGTCCCGGGTCGCCCGGGTGGTCTACGGCGCCGACGACCCCAAGGCCGGGGCGGCCGGCTCGCTGTGGGACGTCGTCCGGGACCGCCGGCTCAACCACCGTCCCGAGGTGCTCGCCGGGCTGCGGGCGGCGGAGTCCGGGGAGCTCCTACGCGCCTTCTTCCGCGCCCAGCGGGGCCTGTAG
- a CDS encoding protein kinase, whose protein sequence is MTSAGIGPGYRVAGRYRLLSRLGGGGMGAVWLATDERLGREVAIKQVVLPPGVDPAVAEEHRARTMREGRIAARVSHPHAISVYDVAEDGGQPWLVMEHLPSRSLADVLSADGVLPVQQVAQIGAQLADALVATHAAGIVHRDVKPGNVLVGQGDRLEGLVKITDFGISHAQGDVRLTQTGMLTGTPAFLSPEVARGQEPGPAGDVFSLGATLYTCLEGDPPFGSSGNSLEMLHRAAAGDVRPPQRSGALTATIERMLGTDPAARPTMAQVRDELAGLAAGRGGDVTAVLTARTPLQTVPAPPRAPTRTDLPAPPRRTAVAPAPAPRRSRGGLVAAGLVLVLLLVAGGVFLVTRPDDASTTTADPTTSAPATSAAQPVAPTEDPTTEAAPTTEATTEPTEDVVTAADVATAIEGYYALLPGDPQTAYGLTGPTLQEASSRGDYTSFWNRFDDVVLGPVSATDGSLEATGQVTFVEDGEEQVEQHRFVLVEGADGALLMDVDVIA, encoded by the coding sequence ATGACGAGCGCCGGGATCGGCCCCGGGTACCGGGTGGCCGGGCGCTACCGGCTGCTGTCCCGACTCGGTGGCGGCGGGATGGGCGCGGTCTGGCTGGCCACCGACGAGCGGCTGGGCCGCGAGGTCGCGATCAAGCAGGTGGTGCTGCCCCCCGGCGTGGACCCCGCGGTCGCCGAGGAGCACCGGGCCCGCACGATGCGGGAGGGCAGGATCGCCGCACGGGTCAGCCACCCGCACGCGATCAGCGTCTACGACGTCGCCGAGGACGGCGGCCAACCGTGGCTGGTCATGGAGCACCTGCCCTCGCGCAGCCTGGCCGACGTGCTGTCCGCCGACGGGGTGCTGCCGGTGCAGCAGGTCGCCCAGATCGGTGCCCAGCTGGCCGACGCCCTGGTCGCCACGCACGCCGCCGGGATCGTGCACCGGGACGTGAAGCCGGGCAACGTCCTGGTCGGGCAGGGCGACCGGCTCGAGGGCCTGGTCAAGATCACCGACTTCGGGATCTCGCACGCCCAGGGCGACGTCCGGCTGACCCAGACCGGGATGCTCACCGGCACCCCGGCGTTCCTGTCTCCCGAGGTCGCCCGCGGCCAGGAGCCGGGCCCGGCCGGCGACGTGTTCAGCCTCGGCGCGACCCTCTACACGTGCCTGGAGGGCGACCCGCCGTTCGGCTCGTCGGGCAACTCCCTGGAGATGCTGCACCGGGCCGCGGCCGGCGACGTCCGCCCGCCGCAGCGCTCGGGTGCGCTCACCGCGACGATCGAGCGGATGCTCGGCACCGACCCGGCGGCCCGCCCCACGATGGCCCAGGTGCGCGACGAGCTGGCCGGCCTGGCCGCGGGACGCGGGGGCGACGTCACCGCCGTGCTCACCGCCCGGACGCCGCTGCAGACGGTGCCGGCACCGCCCCGCGCACCGACCCGCACCGACCTGCCCGCTCCCCCACGGCGGACGGCGGTCGCTCCGGCCCCGGCACCCCGCCGGTCCCGTGGCGGGCTGGTGGCCGCGGGCCTCGTGCTGGTCCTGCTGCTGGTCGCGGGCGGGGTCTTCCTGGTCACCCGGCCCGACGACGCGTCCACGACGACGGCCGACCCCACGACGTCCGCCCCGGCGACGTCGGCCGCCCAGCCGGTCGCCCCCACCGAGGACCCGACCACCGAGGCCGCGCCCACCACGGAGGCCACCACCGAGCCGACCGAGGACGTCGTCACCGCCGCCGACGTGGCCACCGCGATCGAGGGCTACTACGCGCTGCTGCCCGGTGACCCGCAGACCGCCTACGGCCTGACCGGCCCGACGCTGCAGGAGGCCTCGAGCCGCGGCGACTACACGTCGTTCTGGAACCGGTTCGACGACGTCGTGCTCGGCCCGGTGAGCGCCACCGACGGGTCGCTGGAGGCCACCGGGCAGGTCACCTTCGTCGAGGACGGCGAGGAGCAGGTCGAGCAGCACCGCTTCGTGCTGGTCGAGGGCGCGGACGGCGCGCTGCTCATGGACGTCGACGTCATCGCCTGA
- a CDS encoding YceI family protein has product MPSRRTWTVVGGVAALVVVGAVGGPLVYAALQEDAAPATTVQAQDSDAPLVETTDGTWTVSSGSSAGYRVDEVLNGADVTVAGTTDQVTGTVVVSGGDLASAEVDVDVASVTTDSDRRDSYFRDDVMEVGEFPTASFVVDRAVDLPELTGTPVTVPVAGTLALHGVTQDVTVDLSVVRTADGVEASGSIPVTFSDYDVTAPDLGFVSVEDAGSVELFLVLAQ; this is encoded by the coding sequence GTGCCCAGTCGCCGCACCTGGACCGTCGTCGGGGGTGTCGCCGCGCTCGTCGTGGTCGGTGCCGTCGGCGGACCGCTCGTCTACGCCGCGCTGCAGGAGGACGCCGCCCCGGCGACCACCGTGCAGGCGCAGGACTCCGACGCACCGCTCGTCGAGACCACTGACGGCACCTGGACCGTGAGCAGCGGCTCGTCGGCCGGCTACCGGGTCGACGAGGTGCTCAACGGCGCCGACGTGACCGTGGCCGGCACGACCGACCAGGTGACCGGCACCGTCGTCGTCAGCGGAGGGGACCTGGCCTCGGCCGAGGTGGACGTCGACGTCGCCTCCGTCACCACCGACAGCGACCGGCGGGACTCCTACTTCCGGGACGACGTGATGGAGGTCGGGGAGTTCCCGACCGCCTCCTTCGTCGTGGACCGGGCCGTGGACCTGCCCGAGCTGACCGGGACGCCGGTGACCGTGCCCGTCGCCGGGACGCTCGCGCTGCACGGGGTCACCCAGGACGTGACGGTGGACCTGTCCGTCGTCCGGACCGCCGACGGCGTCGAGGCCTCCGGCTCGATCCCGGTGACCTTCAGCGACTACGACGTGACCGCGCCGGACCTGGGCTTCGTCTCCGTCGAGGACGCCGGCTCGGTCGAGCTCTTCCTGGTGCTCGCGCAGTAG
- a CDS encoding DNA polymerase III subunit gamma and tau, producing MALALYRKYRPATFAEVVGQEHVTTPLVNAVESGRINHAYLFSGPRGCGKTSSARILARSLNCEQGPTATPCGVCVSCVALAPDGPGSIDVIEIDAASHGGVDDARDLRERAFFAPVHSRYKVYIVDEAHMVTTAGFNALLKVVEEPPEFLVFVFATTEPEKVLPTIRSRTHHYPFRLVPPTTLRKLLESTCEREGVEVEQTVFPLVVRAGGGSVRDSLSILDQLLAGAGPEGVTYKTAVGLLGVTDDALLDETLDALAASDAPGVFQAVDRVVEAGHDPRRFATDLLDRLRDLIVLEAVPEAGGNGLLDCPPDRLDLMSRQATSMGAATLSRLADTVHEGLTEMRGTTAPRLLLELVCARMLLPGVDGSAVATLQRLERLERRMSIAGEHAGRPEVAPAPVRAPAAEEASAPSASRAYVRPSQTRSEPTPAPAPTPPPAPAPEPRPAAPTPAPDPTPAAPVPAPTPAPVAPAAEEDGWPETATPGAPVSSLDRSTAAAAAARPVPAAAAEVDGWPETAVPGAPPAAPAPTPRPAETSSEPDVPLPPEPTDDEDWPAPSRPAAPAAQAAPQPRAAAESSPAPRGGEPTPLVTANPPDQAEDGALTTADVRRIWPELMAVVKRHKRTTEALLKNAQVHELSNGVLTLSTTSPALSRRLGDDLNKDVVREALNELLGVRWRVTAIVDAPGQAPAGTPPPAPEQVRAAARAAESAEADELMAERRADVDAAAGQDAPPPVDPEQAALQLLRTQLGARPLEG from the coding sequence GTGGCTCTGGCGCTCTACCGCAAGTACCGTCCGGCGACCTTCGCCGAGGTGGTCGGGCAGGAGCACGTCACCACCCCGCTGGTGAACGCGGTGGAGAGCGGGCGGATCAACCACGCCTACCTCTTCAGCGGCCCCCGGGGCTGCGGGAAGACCTCCTCGGCGCGCATCCTGGCCCGCTCGCTGAACTGCGAGCAGGGCCCCACGGCGACGCCGTGCGGGGTCTGTGTCTCCTGCGTGGCGCTGGCGCCGGACGGCCCGGGCTCGATCGACGTCATCGAGATCGACGCCGCCAGCCACGGTGGCGTGGACGATGCCCGCGACCTGCGGGAACGGGCCTTCTTCGCCCCGGTGCACAGCCGGTACAAGGTCTACATCGTCGACGAGGCCCACATGGTCACGACGGCGGGCTTCAACGCGCTGCTCAAGGTGGTCGAGGAGCCGCCGGAGTTCCTGGTCTTCGTCTTCGCCACCACGGAACCGGAGAAGGTGCTGCCGACCATCCGGTCGCGCACCCACCACTACCCGTTCCGGCTGGTCCCGCCGACCACGCTGCGCAAGCTGCTGGAGAGCACCTGCGAGCGGGAGGGCGTCGAGGTCGAGCAGACCGTCTTCCCGCTGGTGGTGCGGGCCGGCGGCGGGTCGGTGCGCGACTCGCTGTCGATCCTGGACCAGCTGCTGGCCGGCGCCGGGCCCGAGGGCGTCACCTACAAGACCGCGGTCGGCCTGCTCGGGGTCACCGACGACGCGTTGCTCGACGAGACCCTCGACGCACTGGCCGCCAGCGACGCCCCCGGGGTGTTCCAGGCCGTCGACCGGGTGGTCGAGGCCGGGCACGACCCCCGCCGGTTCGCCACCGACCTGCTCGACCGGCTGCGCGACCTGATCGTGCTGGAGGCCGTCCCCGAGGCCGGTGGCAACGGGCTGCTCGACTGCCCGCCCGACCGGCTGGACCTGATGAGCCGGCAGGCCACCTCGATGGGGGCCGCGACGCTGTCCCGGCTCGCCGACACCGTGCACGAGGGCCTCACCGAGATGCGCGGGACGACGGCGCCGCGGCTGCTCCTGGAGCTGGTCTGCGCCCGCATGCTGCTGCCCGGGGTCGACGGTTCGGCGGTGGCCACCCTGCAGCGTCTGGAGCGGCTCGAGCGGCGGATGTCGATCGCCGGGGAGCACGCGGGCCGTCCGGAGGTCGCGCCTGCACCGGTGCGGGCTCCCGCTGCGGAGGAGGCCTCGGCCCCGAGTGCCTCGCGGGCGTACGTCCGGCCCTCGCAGACGCGGTCCGAGCCCACCCCGGCGCCTGCTCCGACACCGCCCCCCGCTCCGGCGCCCGAGCCACGGCCGGCCGCGCCGACCCCTGCGCCGGACCCGACGCCTGCCGCGCCGGTCCCTGCCCCCACCCCTGCCCCGGTCGCACCGGCGGCGGAGGAGGACGGCTGGCCGGAGACCGCGACCCCCGGGGCGCCGGTGTCCTCGCTGGACCGGTCGACCGCGGCGGCGGCCGCTGCCCGGCCCGTCCCGGCCGCAGCTGCCGAGGTGGACGGCTGGCCGGAGACCGCGGTGCCCGGTGCACCGCCGGCTGCGCCCGCGCCCACACCCCGGCCCGCGGAGACGTCGTCCGAGCCCGACGTCCCGTTGCCGCCCGAGCCCACCGACGACGAGGACTGGCCCGCCCCCAGCCGTCCTGCTGCTCCCGCCGCGCAGGCCGCACCGCAGCCGCGGGCGGCCGCGGAGTCCTCACCCGCTCCCCGCGGCGGGGAGCCCACCCCGCTGGTCACCGCCAACCCGCCCGACCAGGCCGAGGACGGCGCGTTGACCACCGCCGACGTCCGGCGGATCTGGCCCGAGCTGATGGCCGTGGTCAAGCGGCACAAGCGGACCACCGAGGCGCTGCTGAAGAACGCCCAGGTGCACGAGCTGTCCAACGGCGTGCTGACGCTGTCGACCACCTCGCCGGCGCTGTCGCGCAGGCTGGGCGACGACCTGAACAAGGACGTCGTCCGCGAGGCGTTGAACGAGCTGCTCGGGGTGCGGTGGCGGGTGACCGCGATCGTCGACGCCCCCGGTCAGGCCCCGGCCGGGACGCCCCCGCCGGCGCCCGAGCAGGTCCGTGCCGCGGCACGGGCCGCGGAGAGCGCCGAGGCCGACGAGCTGATGGCCGAGCGCCGGGCCGATGTCGACGCTGCCGCCGGCCAGGACGCCCCGCCCCCGGTCGACCCCGAGCAGGCCGCGCTGCAGCTGCTGCGCACCCAGCTCGGCGCCCGCCCGCTGGAGGGCTGA
- a CDS encoding MFS transporter — MTSTTRTGPEATPPGATPATDGGDRRRWLVLGVVALAQLMVVLDATIVNIALPTAQADLGFGNDSRQWIVTAYALAFGSLLLVGGRLADLVGRKPVFLVGLIGFALASAVGGAADGFGVLVAARGAQGVFGALLAPAALSLLTVTFTDGRERGRAFAVFGAISGAGGAIGLILGGALTEYLSWRWCLYVNIPIAIVAVVGALVFLPRRGTRAADAPGLDVPGALLSVAGLVSLVYGLASAETEGWTSGTTLGFIAAGIVLLIAFVVVETRVDHPLLPMRVVTDRARGGAFVAVGLVGAGMFGVFLFLTYYLTQVLGYEPLPTGVAFLPMIVALTIAAQTSPAVVARVGVKVPVALGFAVGAVGLLIFTTLGVDSGYWTHVFPGLVVVGLGIGLVIAPAFAAATLGVRADDAGVASAAVNTFQQIGGSIATAVLSALAAAAATDALVGVDPSDPAALLQASVSSYTTVFAWSAAIFAAGAVVCGLLLPHGAVQRDPESAPVMAH, encoded by the coding sequence ATGACCAGCACCACCCGCACCGGCCCGGAGGCGACTCCGCCCGGCGCGACCCCGGCCACCGACGGCGGCGACCGCCGCCGCTGGCTGGTGCTCGGCGTCGTCGCGCTCGCCCAGCTCATGGTCGTCCTCGACGCCACCATCGTGAACATCGCACTGCCCACCGCCCAGGCCGACCTGGGCTTCGGCAACGACTCCCGCCAGTGGATCGTCACCGCCTACGCCCTCGCCTTCGGCTCCCTGCTGCTGGTCGGTGGGCGCCTGGCCGACCTGGTCGGTCGCAAGCCGGTCTTCCTCGTCGGGCTGATCGGCTTCGCGCTGGCCTCCGCGGTCGGTGGCGCGGCCGACGGCTTTGGCGTGCTCGTCGCCGCCCGTGGTGCCCAGGGCGTGTTCGGCGCCCTGCTGGCCCCCGCCGCCCTCTCGCTGCTGACCGTCACCTTCACCGACGGCCGCGAGCGCGGCCGGGCCTTCGCCGTGTTCGGCGCCATCTCCGGCGCCGGTGGCGCGATCGGGCTGATCCTCGGTGGCGCGCTCACCGAGTACCTGTCCTGGCGCTGGTGCCTCTACGTGAACATCCCGATCGCGATCGTCGCCGTCGTCGGCGCGCTGGTCTTCCTGCCCCGCCGCGGCACCCGTGCCGCCGACGCCCCCGGCCTGGACGTCCCCGGTGCGCTGCTCAGCGTCGCCGGCCTGGTGTCCCTGGTCTACGGCCTGGCCAGCGCCGAGACCGAGGGCTGGACGTCGGGCACCACGCTGGGGTTCATCGCCGCCGGCATCGTGCTGCTGATCGCCTTCGTCGTCGTCGAGACCCGGGTGGACCACCCGCTGCTGCCCATGCGCGTGGTCACCGACCGCGCCCGGGGTGGTGCGTTCGTGGCCGTCGGGCTGGTCGGGGCCGGCATGTTCGGCGTCTTCCTGTTCCTCACCTACTACCTGACCCAGGTGCTGGGCTACGAGCCGCTGCCCACCGGCGTCGCCTTCCTGCCGATGATCGTCGCGCTGACCATCGCCGCCCAGACCTCCCCGGCGGTCGTCGCCCGGGTCGGGGTCAAGGTGCCCGTCGCCCTCGGCTTCGCCGTCGGCGCGGTCGGCCTGTTGATCTTCACGACGCTCGGTGTGGACAGCGGCTACTGGACCCACGTCTTCCCCGGCCTGGTCGTCGTGGGCCTGGGCATCGGGCTGGTCATCGCCCCCGCCTTCGCCGCCGCGACCCTCGGGGTGCGGGCCGACGACGCCGGGGTCGCCTCGGCCGCGGTGAACACCTTTCAGCAGATCGGTGGCTCCATCGCGACCGCGGTGCTCAGCGCCCTGGCTGCGGCTGCCGCCACCGACGCCCTGGTCGGCGTGGACCCCAGCGACCCGGCCGCCCTGCTGCAGGCCTCGGTCTCCAGCTACACGACCGTCTTCGCCTGGTCGGCGGCCATCTTCGCCGCCGGTGCCGTCGTCTGCGGCCTGCTCCTGCCGCACGGCGCCGTGCAGCGCGACCCGGAGTCCGCCCCGGTCATGGCGCACTGA
- a CDS encoding TetR/AcrR family transcriptional regulator, whose protein sequence is MSSVTPAARPLRRDAERNRLLILEAAREVYADRGLTAGFDEIARVAGVGVGTVYRRFPDRADLVEALFDQQVDDVVARVEAAADHPDAWEGLCAFARWGVQTQAADRGLAQVLSSAGHGHDRVAAGRERIEPAVRVLVRRAQQAGALRPDVTELDLGMTVAMVSRIGGPGDHELRERFLTLALDGLATRREAPSPLPARQPSQHDLGCVAELARPAR, encoded by the coding sequence ATGTCCTCCGTCACGCCGGCCGCGCGCCCGTTGCGGCGCGACGCCGAGCGCAACCGCCTGCTGATCCTGGAGGCGGCCCGCGAGGTCTACGCCGACCGCGGGCTGACCGCCGGGTTCGACGAGATCGCCCGGGTCGCGGGGGTGGGCGTGGGCACCGTCTACCGGCGCTTCCCCGACCGTGCCGACCTGGTCGAGGCGCTCTTCGACCAGCAGGTCGACGACGTCGTCGCCCGGGTGGAGGCCGCGGCCGACCACCCGGACGCGTGGGAGGGGCTCTGCGCCTTCGCCCGCTGGGGGGTGCAGACCCAGGCGGCCGACCGGGGGCTGGCGCAGGTGCTGTCCTCGGCCGGGCACGGGCACGACCGGGTTGCCGCCGGGCGGGAGCGGATCGAACCCGCCGTCCGGGTGCTGGTGCGGCGGGCCCAGCAGGCCGGTGCGCTGCGCCCCGACGTCACCGAGCTCGACCTGGGCATGACGGTGGCGATGGTCAGCCGGATCGGCGGCCCCGGGGACCACGAGCTCCGCGAGCGGTTCCTGACCCTGGCCCTCGACGGGCTGGCCACGCGCCGGGAGGCCCCCAGCCCGCTGCCGGCCCGACAGCCCTCCCAGCACGACCTGGGCTGCGTCGCCGAGCTGGCCCGCCCCGCCCGCTAG
- a CDS encoding YbaB/EbfC family nucleoid-associated protein, whose translation MQPGGAPDMAQILKQAQAMQQQLASAQEELAQAEVTGTAGGGMVSATMTGSGELTAITISKDAVDPDDVETLQDLVVAAVRDANRAAGELTQATMGPLAGGMGGMGLPGF comes from the coding sequence ATGCAACCCGGTGGAGCCCCCGACATGGCGCAGATCCTCAAGCAGGCGCAGGCCATGCAGCAGCAGCTCGCGTCCGCGCAGGAGGAGCTCGCCCAGGCTGAGGTCACCGGCACCGCCGGCGGCGGCATGGTGTCGGCGACGATGACCGGCAGCGGCGAGCTGACCGCGATCACCATCTCCAAGGACGCCGTCGACCCCGACGACGTCGAGACGCTGCAGGACCTCGTCGTCGCCGCCGTGCGCGACGCCAACCGCGCCGCCGGTGAGCTGACCCAGGCGACCATGGGCCCGCTGGCCGGCGGCATGGGCGGGATGGGCCTGCCCGGCTTCTGA
- the recR gene encoding recombination protein RecR, translating into MYEGAVQDLIDELGRLPGVGPKSAQRIAFHLLAADATDVGRLVAALQRVQAEVRFCVTCFNVAEGEQCRICRDPRRTLDVICVVEEPKDVVAIERTREFRGRYHVLGGAISPIEGIGPDDLRVKELMTRLMDGSVTELIIATDPNLEGEATAAYLARLISPMGMAVSRLASGLPVGGDLEYADEVTLGRAFEGRRRV; encoded by the coding sequence GTGTACGAAGGCGCCGTCCAGGACCTGATCGACGAACTGGGCCGGCTGCCCGGCGTCGGCCCCAAGAGCGCGCAGCGGATCGCCTTCCACCTGCTCGCCGCGGACGCCACCGACGTCGGTCGGCTGGTCGCCGCGCTGCAGCGGGTGCAGGCCGAGGTCCGGTTCTGCGTGACCTGCTTCAACGTCGCCGAGGGCGAGCAGTGCCGGATCTGCCGCGACCCGCGCCGCACGCTGGACGTCATCTGCGTGGTCGAGGAGCCCAAGGACGTGGTGGCCATCGAGCGCACCCGGGAGTTCCGCGGCCGCTACCACGTGCTCGGCGGGGCGATCAGCCCGATCGAGGGCATCGGACCCGACGACCTGCGGGTCAAGGAGCTGATGACCCGGCTGATGGACGGCTCGGTCACCGAGCTGATCATCGCCACCGACCCCAACCTCGAGGGCGAGGCGACCGCGGCCTACCTGGCGCGGCTGATCAGCCCGATGGGCATGGCGGTCTCCCGGCTGGCCAGCGGGCTGCCGGTCGGTGGCGACCTGGAGTACGCCGACGAGGTCACCCTCGGGCGGGCCTTCGAGGGCCGCCGACGGGTCTGA
- a CDS encoding aldo/keto reductase, with translation MGHQERGQDGRVSAVLGLGLAAVGRPAYITLGRSADLPADRSPAVLQARAHELLDAATDLGISYLDTARSYGRAEEFLASWLRGRDDDPFVASKWGYTYTAEDPTVDADEVKTHDLPTLERQWGETQALLGDRLRLHQVHSLTADSPLWDDGALLHRLAGLRDAGTELGFSTSGPAQADAVRRGTVLEVDGARLFGTVQSTWNLLETSAGPALADAHAAGLRVVVKEGVANGRLTDRGLPADSPVRGAGASPDAVALAAVLAQPWVDVVLSGAVTVAQLRSNADARGLDVDLPDLAEEPTTYWATRSALAWA, from the coding sequence GTGGGTCACCAGGAGAGGGGGCAGGATGGCCGGGTGAGCGCCGTCCTGGGACTCGGTCTGGCCGCGGTCGGCCGCCCCGCCTACATCACCCTGGGGCGCTCGGCCGACCTGCCCGCCGACCGCTCCCCCGCCGTCCTGCAGGCCCGCGCGCACGAGCTGCTCGACGCCGCCACCGACCTCGGGATCTCCTACCTGGACACCGCCCGGTCCTACGGCCGGGCCGAGGAGTTCCTCGCCTCGTGGCTGCGCGGCCGGGACGACGACCCGTTCGTGGCCAGCAAGTGGGGCTACACCTACACCGCCGAGGACCCCACGGTCGACGCCGACGAGGTCAAGACGCACGACCTGCCCACCCTGGAGCGCCAGTGGGGCGAGACGCAGGCCCTGCTCGGGGACCGGCTGCGGCTCCACCAGGTGCACTCGCTGACCGCCGACAGCCCGCTCTGGGACGACGGGGCCCTGCTCCACCGCCTGGCCGGGCTGCGCGACGCCGGCACCGAGCTGGGCTTCTCCACCTCCGGGCCGGCCCAGGCCGACGCAGTGCGCCGCGGGACCGTGCTGGAGGTCGACGGCGCGCGGCTCTTCGGCACCGTGCAGAGCACCTGGAACCTGCTGGAGACCTCGGCCGGCCCGGCGCTGGCCGATGCCCACGCCGCCGGGCTGCGGGTGGTGGTCAAGGAGGGCGTGGCCAACGGCCGGCTCACCGACCGCGGCCTGCCCGCCGACTCCCCCGTCCGCGGGGCCGGGGCATCCCCCGACGCCGTCGCCCTGGCCGCGGTGCTGGCCCAGCCGTGGGTGGACGTCGTCCTCAGCGGTGCCGTCACGGTCGCGCAGCTGCGCTCCAACGCCGACGCCCGCGGACTGGACGTCGACCTGCCCGACCTCGCTGAGGAGCCGACGACCTACTGGGCGACCCGCAGCGCGCTGGCCTGGGCCTAG